The Aspergillus fumigatus Af293 chromosome 3, whole genome shotgun sequence region GGACTAAAGAAGTTCCCCGCTGGACGACGAGATTGCGAATTGGAAGTCCAGTGTCATACACCTGACAGGCTAGCAGCTCGTTGCGAATGAGAGAGCCAGATTGCCAAATACGACTTCCTTGCAGGCTCTTATCAAGCAGCTGTGGATATCGTCCTGCAAAGCACATGGCCGCTTCCGCTTGTATGCCGCGCTTAGTCTGTTATGATGTTGAAGCGGTGATGCAGCGCCACGTAGACAAGAACTGCAGCAGATGGCGAAGTGGGTGGAGTATATGACTGTGAGAGACGCCCTTATTTACGGTGGTCCGGAGGCCTCATATTCCCTGGTGTTGAGGGTAAAGTCTGAGTCGAGTACGCGGCGACGAACAGTACTGAAAAGAACCCCAGGAGAGTCCTCGTGGGCCTCCTAACAACAAGATAGACAGGTATAATGCTGACATGTCATTTAAGGCCTACGCGGCTGGCTGATAGTGACTGGCGCGGAACATGTGTTTAGGGCTACTGGAATATTCTTCTGTTGAGTCCATGTCACACTGCGTTTACACCATGACATACAAGTCTATTTTCGACTGATAACTCTAGAGCTTATGTTATCTGCTAAAAACCCAATGTAGTTTTGTAACTGATCATATAAGACAATATATAACATTAGTAGCAGTACTCATGGATAGCTAGGTTGCACTCCGGATTTGTCCCACCCACTATCCCGTCGCCCTACCTACCCAAATAGCGAAACACAAAGACAAGAGAGGTCGGTAGATCAAAAAGAGAACCCGTAATCCAGCATATCCAGAGCTAGAATGACTAACACTACAGCAACTCTGCAACCTATGGCAGAACCCTTCTCATAACCGAAGGAGCCGGACCATTGATGAGAGTAGAGGTTCTTTTCCCTCAACCAAAGAGAATGTGTCCAAGGTGATCTCCCCCAGACTCTAGGGCCAGGATTCCAGTAGTGGTTGCATTAAAAAGTCATCATATGCGAGCTCTTCTGCTGTTGGCCGCTGATCCGGCAACCAGCGGAATAGCCTTTGCAGAAAATTCTCAAGACACtatcttctccaggaaatTGCCGCTCTCTCGTCGCGAGCGTTTGCTCTGGTATGGGCACAGAGCCTTCCAATCACCTGCAACAGAAAGTCAGAACAGTGAAATCACCAGGAGGGAAAAATAGGTACCTTGCATGTCCCAAAACTGCTGGCCGTTCTCACTTCTCTTCAGGAAGTCCTGAGGGGGAGGCCCGGAGGCCCCATAAGTGACACCATTTCTGCTAGGTGTTGTTCATCATTCAGGACAAAATCTTTCTTTGCGAAGAATAGATGACTGCATTCGACTAAATTCCAAACCGAGGACATTCTATCAGCGGGCAAACTTAAGCATAGGGGGAAAGAGACATCACGTAGTTAGACAGCACGCTCAGCACGGCACCAATTGACCATAGGTCAACCGTGGAGTCCCAATCCATATCTCAGATCACTTCTGGTGCCTATATATCTCAGGCATAATGTCTCCCCTGTGTTTGTCGCTGCCAATTCGAGCCTTACCAAGGTCGGAAGTCTGTGCTAACTGGCAGTGGCTGTGAGAGAAATTTGACAATCACCCTGGGCTTTTCTAGCAATTGGTCTCATCAtctcgtcttcttcaatctgaaaaaaataaaaggaTCCTCAATTCTAAAGAGTATATTATTTGACAAGATGTCTAGGAATACTGAGCATTGCCTCTTGATGGTTTGATCAACCTCTAACAAAACCACCGTCGCGATTTCTAGGGTTAAGAAAATAGACACCTTCGCTCTCAGGCATCAAATCATCAGACCCTAGCCATCAGGCAGCCGTCAATCCGTGTCAGAAGAACGGTCAGCGTAAGCTTCTGAACCAATATCTACGATCATATCTAACTCTTGGTTAAAAATACAGTAATGTTCATCTCTGTCACTGCGCACAAACGTCTTCAATCATACCAAAGTCATCATGTCTGATCCTCTTGgcctcatctccagcaaGTGCTTCCATCGCCGCGTCATTCTGGACACAGCATATGGCCCCCTCACCATCTCATTCGCCGACATCGGCGGCACCACGGGCCCCGCGCTGCTCTTCCTGCCGGGTATGTTTGCCTCGCGCTATCTCAGTATCCCCATGCACGTAATCGCGGAGCGCGCCGGAGTGCGCCTGCTCGTGGTCGACCGGCCGGGGATGGGCGCGTCGACCAATGTCCCACTCGCCCAGCGCATCGCCATCTGGGTCGATATGCTGCCACGCCTGCTGGCGCATCTGGGTATTCCGCGCGTCAATCTCGTGTCGCACAGTGCTGGAACCATTTACCTGCTCAATACGTGGGCGCAATGCCGTGAGCTTGTGGGCCCTGTCGTTGCTTTCTTAGGTAATTTCCACCCCTAcccctctctctttttttgtttgtttCTTGGTTGGAAGACGAGGCAAAGAAACAAGAcgcagaaaagaagacgtATAACTCAGTACTCTGTTATAGCGCCGTGGGTGGATCTCGCACACTCCCGCGTTACAGTAATGCAAATGGCCCAGTACGTGCCTACCAAGGCATTCGCGATGTGGCACCTCATCCCGCACTTCGTCGTAACGCAGGCGAGCCCCGTGTTGGCGTCAAGCGGGGCTGTGGTCCGCCGGCTGTCATCACAGAGCAGCGAGGCGGCGGATCGCTCGTTCCTCGATGCCAATTGGCGGCGAGTCGAGCGTGATTACGGCGTGCCGCACGCTGAACAGGCGGAACTCGCGCGTCTCGCCTTCCGGTTTATGTATGAAGAGGACACCGTTGGGGCGAATAGCGAGGCCTTGCAGTGTCTTCGGAAGGGCGACGGTAGCAGCTGGGGCGCCTGCTCGGACTACGCTCACTGTGTGCAGGCACTGGCAGCCGGCGAACGGTCGACAGGTGGCCGAGTTAGTGTCCGGACATATTTTGCTGCCAAGGATGCCTTGGTGGGCAGCGGGGGGCAAAAGTACTTTGAGGAGTGCTGGCGAGCACCGGGGCTGGAAGGCATTGACTATATCTCCACGACGATCGACGGAACAGACCACGACACTCTGGTGCAGTCAGTGGAGGTATGGGAGGAGATATTCTCTTCGGTACCGCAAATGACTTTGTATGACCGGTAATATCTTGGCTAGATTTGGGTGGGCTACATGCTTCAGGAGAATCTTGCGGGTGATGACAAGGGTCAGAGCAGACTATGCTCCTGGACCAGAGGAAGATACCATAGGCTCAAGAAGACAGGCGTTGTTGATCCGTTCACCTTGATAATCAAGGTTGTGAGCTGACCCCCACTTAGCATACTTTGAGTACCACTGTGTATATATCCCTTGACGATTTGATATTCTTCCACCCTGATCTGTATAGGTTGAGCTTCGATGATTATGGAACGGTTACCCAAACACCGATTCCCGTTATTGAGGACAAGAGAACCTTTCCTTTGAGGTACACCGGGACTAGTCTTCCAGTTAAGGTGTCCTGTGTCCTAAATCGCTCACGTGATGACATGAGTTCAGTAGGCTATCGGAAATATCTCACGAATTGCGACACATGTCCAGAACTAAGGCCGAATCGTTTTGACTATAACTCAAGGTAATCACAAAAGACAAAACCCATAGGGATGCTATACCCAGAACGCCTCATGCTATGCAATATCGAAACGCCATGCTGAAGCCAATAACCAGTACGCCACCGGACAGAATATAGCAAAGAATACAATTCAGTCCAGAAACATGCAACGTAACTGCAGCAATGGACCAGCGTCGGACTATACACGGAGTTGGTTGCCGGTATATACGCCCTCAAAATCAAGAGCAGCCAGCATGCCATTGATCCGGTCTATCTCCCGACTCAAATCCTCGATATTCATCGCGAGACTGCTGACCTCATCAAATTTGCGACGTCTGTTCGCATCCGCGATCATTTCGGAAACGAAAAatttctgctcttccaggACCATAAGGCGTTCACGCAGTGCCTTCTCCTCCGCTTCTAAAGCAGAGACTGCACTACTCGTGTCGCTTGTTAGGCTAGTATTACTCCCGCTAGCAGCTATACCGTTATACTTGATGGATGCAAGAGCGGACTCTCTTGGTCGGTGATCACCCACTGCAGAATTCGTTGGAGTCGCAATTGAACTGGCAGCGCTTGCGGGTCGCCCGTTTGGTGTAGCGTGCTTGAGAATCTTGGGCAAAGCTTTCAGCGGCAGCATGTGAAGGTGCAAGAAGTTAGTGGCTTGTTGGTAGATGGCCTTTTGAAGCCGCTGTTGTGTTGGTGAGTCGGTTGGCATATCACGAATACGCCTGGCGGCAACATCATACTGAGCGAAGGAATCAGTAAGTCGCTTGCGGACTTTCGAGGCTTCAGCAATCTGCGCCGCAGAAGGGGGCCGCCTTGGATCTCTGGCAAGAAAGAATGATGTTAGATATAGCAGTAATGATCGAGATTTGTAACATACTGCAACGTTGCGAGCAGCTTCTGAAATTTAGGCAAGAGCTGCCGAATGCCCCTCTCGAACTGTGCCAGGTTCTCATACGCTCTGACGTCCGGAGGTCTGCGCATTATATCTGCTTGGAAGTCCCGCCGGTCGAACAGGGTCGATTTACACTCCTTGCAAAGCCTGATGTCGACATTGATAGCACCCGCATTCGGTAGCTTTTCTCCAGCCGCCTTGGCCACTTCATCCGATTAGCGTAAGATAACAACACAAAAGGCCAAAGGGTTTAACATACAAGGCGTTATACTAAGAGGAACTTCATTGGAACATCCAGTCGCAGGGTCACCGCACACAACCCGCCCGCAGGTTCTGCAATGATGTCTTCGAAAGGTATAACTGGTGAACTCCTGCTGACAGAAGGGACAGCGAGGTACGCCAGCGTCGTCCTGCCAGCTAACAATAGTCTGCTCGAGCGCTTTCCGTTGGTCGTTTTGCCATGAGATTGGCCAGCGCTTGCCCCCTTGTATCTGATCCGGAGGTAGACTCGCTAATAGCTGGGTGAGTCGTGTCAGTCGCTTTTCCAGCCGAGAAATCTCCAGTGTGGCTTTGTCGACGGTCTGCTTCCTCACGGCCTTGAATTCGTCCATTCGATCGCGAACGAGGCCTGACTCAATTTAGTACTGCCATGTCACAATCACCCACACTATAGACACCTACCATTATGGTCGTTATACCCTTCCCTCGATTTATAGCAGGTCTCACAAACCCGATACCACAAGCCCCTCACAGGCTCATGCTGCGCCGATCTAGACAATTTCATCTGGTACATGGTATGCTCCTCGCAGAAGAGCTTCCCGCACTTGCGACAGTTAACGCAGCCATTCGTGGCATTCAGGCGTTTTCCGCACGACGGCTCCAGACAGGTATCATACAATCCGCGAACTTGCCAGTGATCCTTCGTAATGATGTCTTCGGGGTCCAGTACTCTCGGCGGCTCGTTGTTGCCCGTCTGGGCCCCGGCGGGCCGACTTGCACCAACGGACGGGTGATGGTTCTCGTTCGATTCAAAAACGTCCAGCCCTTTTAGTTTCTGGTTCAATACAGCTAGAGGCTGGAAGCGCTTCGCCTTTTCCATCTGCACCTTAAACCAATCCTTGACTTCATCTTGCCGATCGTCTTCGAGGTTTTGATGTACGTCATCGAGGTGTCTGAAGTTATTGTTAGGCAGGCGTCGCGAATGCAGCACATCAGAACAAATACCTATTCAATTGTAAGAGGGTTACCTGTAGCTTGTTAGCTTATCACACAGTTGACTCGTTTCCCAAACAGGAAACCGGACAGGGTTGAGGTGAGGGATGTAGGCCATACCATCTCCTCATTGCAGATCGGACAAGCAAGCTGAGCTCCGGAAGCTGCCGGGGCCGCGGATATGGACGTCGCGCCATTTTCTAGAGAAATCCGGGAAGTGAGATCTTGCGTTTCGGATGAGAACTGGGAGACGGAGGCCTGGGAACTGAGGGAGAGGCTGCTGGCGGACGGCGATAAGATGCTTGGCTTCTGTTGCGGAGATGGCGTGGACGCTGCTGCAACGAGAGCGTTTGGAGTGCCCAGAACACGACCTCCACCCAGCGTCCTCCGGGACATGATGAGATGCGGGTTATGGGAGCATGGGAGATAGACCCGCGACAAGTGGTAAGACTTGGCGAGTTTGGGGCGACAGGGCGATGATGAGCGTATCCTGCCTAGCTCAGGCAATCAGGCTGCGGAGCTTATTTGAGGGGGAATGCACTAGCCTGAGGCAGATATTTAATGCCTTAGGCATAGAGGCAGAAATATCCGGGCCATCAAATCATCACTCATGTTGTTTGTATTGCTTCAAGATTACTACATTCGGTCCAAATATCATAACCCTGATCGCCTTACTTCTTACTTCATTTTTCAAGGTTGGGGTTCATAACGATCGTAATATTTTCTATATCGCTAAAAAACAAGACAAATAAAAAACAACAAAAgcactttttttttgtggtTTTCATCACTTTttcaactttttttttgttttgaaACCCCAAAATTTTCTTTAGTTTTCAGTTCCTCCACAGCAAATGCATATATACCCAGATGCAATTCTCCTTATGTACTGCCAATGTATGCCAAAATCCATCTCCATTCCTCCCATTCGCTATCCTCATTAACCCTCTTATCCTCCAAATCTCTACCGCTCATAGTCCCGGTGGTAGCTGGTCCCGGTATTAGGGTTGTCATATTCTCTATGGACACGGACGGTGCCGTCATCACGGCGGTCGACATCGCGGTGTCGATATGTCCCGCTAGGATTCACTCTTTCACGGTGATGCCTCGTCGTGCCATCGGTACGATAGTCCATGTGCTGGTCGTACGCTCCAGTGGTGGGATCGTAGGCGGTGGTGCCGTAGCCGTTGTCGTAGGTGGTGCCATATGTGCCAACGGTGGTGCCGTAGCCCCTGGTGCCATAGCCCGTGGTACCATAGGTGGTATCGGTGGCATCGGTGTAGTCGGTCATGATGATTGCGTTGTGTTATCACAACTTCCTAAGACAAGATGGAAGATTTTTTTGAGCGGATATCGCAAGAGACTCAAGCCTGATTGATACGCAGAATCTGATCTGATCCGGAAAAGACCAAATCCTCTCTGGAGTCTCCCTCACTGCCTTATATTATCCCTCGTGGCGGTGGATAGCACAGCAATGATCCCTTTCTGACATCACGGGCGGCGTCAACACCTCAGCGGCAACGATGCGCGACTGGCCGGAATCGAGCCTAAGTAACATGTCCGACTCCGATATTCGTTAAAAATGCCCTCAT contains the following coding sequences:
- a CDS encoding alpha/beta fold hydrolase gives rise to the protein MSDPLGLISSKCFHRRVILDTAYGPLTISFADIGGTTGPALLFLPGMFASRYLSIPMHVIAERAGVRLLVVDRPGMGASTNVPLAQRIAIWVDMLPRLLAHLGIPRVNLVSHSAGTIYLLNTWAQCRELVGPVVAFLAPWVDLAHSRVTVMQMAQYVPTKAFAMWHLIPHFVVTQASPVLASSGAVVRRLSSQSSEAADRSFLDANWRRVERDYGVPHAEQAELARLAFRFMYEEDTVGANSEALQCLRKGDGSSWGACSDYAHCVQALAAGERSTGGRVSVRTYFAAKDALVGSGGQKYFEECWRAPGLEGIDYISTTIDGTDHDTLVQSVEVWEEIFSSVPQMTLYDR